A stretch of the Fusobacterium varium genome encodes the following:
- a CDS encoding putative autotransporter: protein MRKNEIEKSLKRFLKRKVSFSFSILIAFLITGGISLGAGITAEEIQETKGDILTRIELEREEIKRKIAENEKLIKEYNSDFVELVRKGDFYSKPLISSTQVFFTYQYLDNGKTKDRTEKEFKETIDAVNEYYGTRAGKSMLKSSGNIGKDKIMSGNGVAVDTSVFREEIDLGANIQLLEPEMPEINPSVSVNVTTPNVVLGALPGAVNPVAITIPSISITQPGTPSAPSGVTVTVVTPSAVDKIEITAPVIPTPTEPAEKNIVVNLPAAPEGYEPTMIIPPAAPSTPTIVAPVEFTPPALNFVGTGFGQSYGIGSVQNGAKRGSIDANIVIENYENYSTPGNTEANPIKITAGGNVTTWSNGNIHASTTVEYSFSEILAPGSTGKTNAFINELRDHNAIIGGNYQMNYGTSDSVYTKMFLSHNPAGRHTSDGFPSMGGGLSSGWLGQSGGAKTAEFTGTLVLNGSSKINPVSGTTYEILVGVEHQLWDSQDNRVGYSIFNNKGKITLNSGYNVIGIMIDTEALNETGRTKYNNNQTKNTGVIIINNENSIGIDFGAYTAQTYIPVDVEIGNIEVNGKNNYGYRMKNIFTSNNVYYDDVTVSGGAGKITVGGQKNVGLAIGKSLSSAPSPYTEAGNLNHGVLSGANPISNFFGINVEIVGNEVIGFLRLLDYSANNTNDFIFNNQVMGNFNIGTGATNSTLIRTDKYGIQIQADITTTGTSGSGNTVAHSNGQTQHIYNSGNITVGSGLIQTTGLSATGTALSSKINIRNTGTIILGGKESTGMYVDKWTQGENTGTIKMTGSEKNAAISNEGKFNLSGTLEVNGEKSSGLYNTGTGATTINNNTVIKAENGATGIYGNGGTIALTSGKSLKITVDDSSNPVTKGLAVYAGNGSIINIQGADINVKNGSAGVASFGAGSSINLNNAKLEYRGDGYAAYSDGVGKIDLTGAEIILGGNATGIEMDLNIPEASRPIKLSNTTITMMSNDAIVANLKNAAGLQSSNLQGTIITALGGNININPGTDMYGTYDKYKVAAVDGGDLTIDNDMDKFSTVNTSDGYFYSRRFLAQRLKLDVAAGVKVNASTDSTYANDYFKGQVVGLEMSSSKAAVSVADTQINLKYNSLDGGAKISANRTDSGGSGAIGLYINYGEINAEAGTTIEVETGSGPVNDKGVGIYAVNGSKVKAQGDIKVAGNKAIGILGMTNREQQPLGTPIIDEFGGKAGENTISIENSGNIELAGEGNIGIYAFNNKPSGTKTDATAKNSGNINIGNSTSSEMAVGIYGSNATLENTGNISVGTGAIGIYAAFDSEVTNVGALKLGTNAIGVLANEKTVLNTTTLTLNQNGSGTTGQTAIFYKGEGTGAETQTLNFGINTQNLEKATAVYAENLNFVSNAQLDIGKDGVGIYLKKGSLNNTATNAGIINLLSGKTGAIGMYTSAGKIINSNTININDSTHIGMFASGTGNTVSNGGTINLGADSSTGIYVKDGAKAELNALGSIIFTGKESVGVFAENAEVEIKDNILFSQSNENKNIFAYGKNGAKVTLDAGKTLNVNGVGTPVTTGHKTVGIYLENSSGKSSYIGNGKIQVSNQAIGLYSKGENDLIVNVEATGAKTTGIFVDRASNIGGTVTAENDAIGVYGDGGKLNIGVGAATDLTLKTTAGIGTGMYLTSGAYAVGGDINVENTTSNKNIGVYYSKGTGSSPVTNSSKINLKDGNTIGIYAADGINLSNNSDITTLAGKAGNIGAFVGGNSRYTSNADITLNGAGGIGVYSENGQGINSAAGKIFLNDLGTTSVGMAAENTASVENLGTITDAGQNLGMYISGTASSLGKNSGTITTDKGTGVYVEGAGNSFDGSAGKIEVVTSGIGIYLENTGSNKIKSGILDIASGAVGVYGDNAKIDFTVNSSASTGAIGVTAKNNSVISGNITTGTGSVGTYILDGTVSLNGAVITTGVNTLDTSVGILLDKGITSTYTINNVSVNARNGVGIYLGNDTGTFTGVDLVLNGTVKTEGGVGVYVTEYSTLTTGNATLNIDGGAGIYVDKGTANLGITGNLTFNFLSGGGIGIFNNGGNLTLGNNINVTGSGSLASTSNGSLSSTGNLNVGDGAVGLLGEYNSGTTTPQSISNSGNITASSGGIGLAAMKGSSLPGAGITIANSGIITASGKSSSNASIGIYTDIADVANTGQINVGTDGIGIYSSNNGTALSIQNDNMIMTGTDGIGVYIKGTVTGIISNNITSVAGSSNNTGVVLENVTGVPLNIGTISLGADSIGVLAKGTTGTVNGTIGVGNGETSIGLVADSGSNITIGTSANISAGDKGIGVYVNGASSSVIINDISKISVGTDGVFVYSNGGNLTFSGNLVADNKIGIVAEGGSVNTLGSSITAKNGGIGAYVKSSAPSFGTTAITVQAGTSEKHSIGIYYDSVTSVGTIPTINQTGNNTIGLILNKSSGTLAGTTIGATGRNQVGIMVKGTVSNNVAVTGNIDVSGDKNIGLYNEGGALNIGGTVLVGTSSSGVQSSIGVYLDGGTYTGTGTVSVGANSIGIYGVNVGNISQTGAPISVGAGAVGIYGAGTGTETMTVTAPNITVGTDKAVGVYGKDINMLVSGNMSVGAGKSVGIVSSGNGNISYTGDITVDNKGTSEASIGIYKALGTGVITASAGNWNVGDGGYGIYVQQVIKEEGKADIITSNTATINNDADMVLGEAAVGIYASGNNDITNTGNITVGATTVPGGNHANVAEHKNSVGIYLSSGSKAVNTAGTAITVNHDHSLGVFGTGAGTKFTNNGIMNIDNGGIGVLVRDGAIAVNNGTINLGGTLAACGASTVGMAAYAGGTIINNAVINVTEGVGMLLSVGSELVNDGTINVVNGTGIEGSGKVVNRGNIYVTGTGKAEDTSGTSSTANIGSVVVDSKGNITINDKYVAIGGTLSTAGSIIVNGAYVDVTTGTPLFNAHSVSGEVKLLSNFASTGNGRTYLIEDFVNTAAGTITGNKLTPVTSPLFIAKVTSDGHLVIVKRPYADLTIGEQFDALDKGLDNILENSNGMGRDADILKGLNEYLDGLDTGSFEKEATRTLAELRGDIYATIQGRMQDINRAFDNSFYELESSYNLTKDSSKYSIIYTDGNYKDSTLGIDDYDYKVMGVLYMKEKEGAEYGSKYGYTLGFAGSKFKFDDGGSKEDVYSLRAGIHNVKNFSDEYKISLLSRVELGYNRHIAKRKIELNKTYENKADYNTYSVSFDNKLSKTIYTDLSSQLDIYTDLDLEYGKIGKFKERAGSNGGLEVQIKDNDYFSAQLGAGIKAHQKIYAGNDISVKLTGDVKYAYELGENYDGNKARLKNGGEGYYSLITPEKQEGKIIGKVGLTIEKANHMGVTFEVEAADEGHRKDSSVKYGVRFNYKF, encoded by the coding sequence ATGAGAAAAAATGAGATAGAAAAATCTCTAAAAAGATTTTTAAAGAGAAAAGTCAGTTTCTCTTTTTCAATTTTGATAGCTTTTCTGATAACAGGAGGAATATCATTAGGAGCAGGGATAACAGCAGAGGAAATACAGGAAACAAAAGGAGATATTTTAACTAGAATTGAATTAGAAAGAGAAGAAATAAAAAGGAAAATAGCTGAAAATGAAAAATTGATAAAAGAATATAATTCAGATTTTGTAGAGCTTGTAAGAAAGGGAGATTTTTATTCTAAACCTCTAATATCAAGTACACAGGTATTTTTTACTTATCAGTATCTGGATAATGGAAAAACAAAAGACAGAACAGAAAAAGAATTTAAAGAAACAATAGATGCAGTAAATGAATATTATGGAACAAGAGCTGGAAAATCTATGCTGAAATCTTCTGGGAATATTGGAAAAGACAAAATAATGTCAGGGAATGGGGTAGCTGTAGATACCTCAGTATTTAGAGAAGAAATAGATTTAGGAGCCAATATTCAGCTTTTAGAACCTGAAATGCCTGAAATTAATCCAAGTGTATCTGTGAATGTAACTACACCAAATGTTGTATTAGGAGCTCTGCCAGGAGCTGTGAATCCAGTTGCAATAACAATACCAAGTATATCTATAACTCAACCAGGAACGCCATCAGCACCAAGTGGAGTGACGGTAACTGTAGTAACACCATCAGCAGTGGATAAAATAGAAATAACTGCACCAGTTATTCCAACTCCAACTGAACCAGCAGAAAAAAATATAGTTGTAAATCTCCCAGCAGCACCTGAGGGATATGAACCAACTATGATAATTCCACCAGCAGCACCATCTACACCAACAATAGTAGCACCAGTGGAATTTACTCCACCAGCTTTAAACTTTGTAGGAACGGGATTTGGGCAGTCATATGGAATAGGGTCAGTGCAAAATGGGGCTAAGAGAGGAAGTATAGATGCCAACATAGTAATAGAAAACTATGAAAATTATTCAACTCCAGGAAATACAGAAGCCAATCCAATAAAAATCACAGCTGGAGGTAATGTCACTACATGGAGCAACGGAAATATACATGCTTCAACTACAGTAGAGTATTCCTTTAGTGAGATATTGGCTCCAGGAAGTACAGGAAAAACAAATGCTTTTATAAATGAACTAAGAGATCATAATGCTATTATTGGTGGAAATTATCAGATGAATTATGGAACTTCAGATAGTGTATATACAAAGATGTTTCTAAGTCATAATCCAGCTGGACGACACACATCTGATGGATTCCCATCTATGGGTGGAGGATTGTCATCAGGATGGCTGGGACAAAGTGGAGGAGCAAAGACAGCAGAATTCACTGGAACACTAGTATTGAATGGTTCATCTAAAATAAATCCAGTATCAGGAACAACATATGAAATACTTGTAGGAGTAGAGCATCAATTATGGGATAGTCAGGATAATAGAGTTGGTTATTCAATATTTAATAATAAAGGAAAAATAACATTGAATTCTGGTTATAATGTTATTGGAATAATGATAGATACAGAAGCTCTTAATGAAACAGGAAGAACTAAGTATAATAATAACCAGACTAAAAATACAGGGGTTATTATAATAAATAATGAAAATAGTATAGGGATAGATTTTGGTGCTTATACAGCTCAAACTTATATTCCAGTTGATGTTGAAATTGGAAATATTGAGGTAAATGGTAAAAATAACTATGGTTATAGAATGAAGAATATATTTACTTCCAATAATGTATATTATGATGATGTAACTGTATCAGGAGGAGCAGGAAAAATAACTGTTGGTGGACAGAAGAATGTAGGACTTGCTATAGGAAAATCTCTTTCTTCAGCTCCAAGCCCTTATACAGAAGCTGGAAATTTGAATCATGGTGTGTTAAGTGGAGCAAATCCAATATCTAACTTTTTTGGAATTAATGTAGAGATAGTAGGAAATGAAGTAATAGGATTTTTAAGACTGCTTGATTATTCTGCTAATAATACTAATGATTTTATATTTAATAATCAGGTAATGGGAAACTTTAATATAGGAACTGGGGCGACTAACAGCACTCTTATAAGAACTGATAAATATGGAATTCAGATACAGGCTGATATCACAACTACTGGTACCAGTGGCAGTGGAAATACAGTTGCTCATTCTAATGGACAGACACAGCATATATACAACAGCGGAAATATAACTGTTGGGAGTGGTCTTATACAGACTACAGGATTATCTGCTACTGGGACAGCATTATCGTCTAAAATAAATATTAGAAATACTGGAACTATTATTCTAGGTGGCAAAGAAAGTACAGGAATGTATGTAGATAAGTGGACTCAGGGAGAAAATACAGGAACAATTAAAATGACAGGGTCTGAAAAAAATGCTGCTATTTCTAATGAAGGAAAATTTAATCTTTCAGGAACTTTAGAAGTAAATGGAGAAAAATCATCAGGACTGTATAATACAGGAACTGGAGCAACTACAATAAATAATAATACTGTCATCAAAGCTGAAAATGGTGCAACAGGTATTTATGGAAATGGTGGAACAATAGCACTTACTTCTGGAAAAAGTTTGAAAATAACAGTTGATGATTCTTCTAACCCTGTAACAAAAGGATTGGCAGTTTATGCTGGAAATGGTTCTATTATAAATATACAGGGAGCAGACATAAATGTAAAAAATGGATCAGCAGGAGTTGCTTCTTTTGGTGCAGGAAGCAGCATCAATTTAAATAATGCAAAATTAGAATATCGTGGTGACGGTTATGCAGCATATTCTGATGGTGTTGGAAAAATTGATTTGACAGGTGCTGAAATAATACTTGGTGGAAATGCCACAGGAATTGAAATGGATTTGAATATTCCAGAAGCATCTAGACCTATAAAATTGAGTAATACAACTATAACTATGATGTCAAATGATGCTATAGTTGCTAATTTGAAAAATGCAGCAGGACTGCAGAGCTCAAATCTTCAGGGAACTATAATAACTGCTTTAGGTGGAAATATAAATATTAACCCAGGAACTGATATGTATGGAACATATGACAAATATAAAGTAGCAGCAGTAGATGGAGGAGATCTTACTATTGATAATGATATGGATAAATTTTCTACTGTGAATACTTCAGATGGATATTTTTATTCAAGAAGATTTTTGGCTCAAAGATTGAAATTGGATGTAGCAGCTGGAGTAAAAGTAAATGCTTCAACAGACAGTACATATGCCAATGACTATTTTAAAGGGCAGGTTGTTGGACTCGAAATGAGTTCAAGTAAAGCAGCAGTTTCTGTAGCTGACACTCAAATTAATTTAAAATACAACTCTCTTGATGGCGGAGCTAAAATATCTGCAAATAGAACTGATTCTGGAGGTTCAGGAGCTATTGGATTATACATAAATTATGGTGAAATAAATGCAGAGGCTGGAACAACTATAGAAGTAGAAACTGGAAGTGGACCTGTAAATGATAAAGGTGTAGGAATATATGCTGTAAATGGAAGTAAAGTAAAAGCTCAAGGGGATATAAAAGTAGCTGGAAATAAAGCTATTGGTATATTGGGAATGACTAATAGAGAGCAACAGCCATTGGGAACACCAATAATAGATGAATTTGGAGGGAAAGCAGGAGAAAATACTATATCTATCGAAAACAGCGGAAATATAGAACTGGCAGGAGAAGGGAATATAGGGATATATGCTTTCAATAATAAACCATCTGGGACAAAAACTGATGCAACAGCTAAAAATAGTGGAAATATAAATATAGGAAATTCTACAAGCTCAGAAATGGCAGTGGGTATATATGGAAGTAATGCAACTTTAGAAAATACTGGAAATATCTCAGTTGGTACAGGAGCTATAGGTATTTATGCTGCTTTTGATTCAGAAGTGACAAATGTGGGAGCACTTAAATTAGGTACAAATGCAATAGGAGTATTAGCTAATGAAAAGACAGTGCTTAATACAACAACTTTAACTTTAAATCAAAATGGAAGCGGAACAACAGGACAAACAGCTATATTCTACAAAGGTGAAGGAACTGGAGCAGAAACACAAACTTTAAATTTTGGGATAAATACTCAGAATCTTGAAAAAGCAACAGCTGTTTATGCAGAAAATCTTAATTTTGTTTCAAATGCCCAATTGGATATAGGAAAAGATGGAGTAGGAATATATCTGAAAAAAGGAAGTCTAAATAATACTGCTACTAATGCTGGAATAATAAATCTATTATCTGGAAAAACAGGAGCAATAGGAATGTATACTTCAGCAGGAAAAATTATTAACAGTAATACTATAAATATAAATGATTCTACACACATTGGAATGTTTGCTTCAGGAACAGGAAATACAGTTTCAAATGGAGGAACAATAAATTTAGGAGCAGATAGTTCTACTGGAATATATGTAAAAGATGGGGCTAAGGCAGAATTAAATGCTTTAGGAAGTATTATTTTTACTGGAAAAGAAAGTGTAGGAGTATTTGCAGAGAATGCAGAAGTTGAAATAAAAGACAATATTCTTTTTTCTCAGTCTAATGAAAATAAAAATATCTTTGCTTATGGAAAAAATGGAGCTAAGGTAACTTTAGATGCTGGAAAAACTTTGAATGTAAATGGAGTTGGAACACCAGTGACTACAGGACATAAAACAGTTGGAATATATCTTGAAAACTCATCAGGCAAAAGTTCATACATAGGAAATGGGAAAATACAGGTAAGCAATCAGGCTATTGGACTTTATTCAAAAGGAGAGAATGACCTTATTGTAAATGTTGAGGCAACAGGAGCAAAAACAACTGGAATATTTGTAGATAGAGCTTCAAATATAGGAGGAACTGTAACTGCTGAAAATGACGCTATTGGTGTGTATGGTGATGGTGGAAAATTAAATATAGGAGTAGGAGCAGCAACAGACTTAACTTTAAAAACAACTGCAGGAATAGGAACAGGAATGTATCTTACAAGTGGGGCATATGCTGTTGGAGGAGACATCAATGTCGAAAATACCACTTCAAATAAAAATATTGGTGTGTATTACAGCAAAGGAACAGGAAGTTCTCCTGTAACTAACAGTTCTAAAATAAATCTAAAAGATGGAAATACAATAGGAATATATGCAGCAGATGGAATAAATCTTTCAAATAATTCAGATATTACTACTCTTGCAGGAAAGGCTGGAAATATAGGAGCTTTTGTTGGAGGAAATTCTAGATATACTTCAAATGCTGATATTACTTTAAATGGAGCGGGAGGAATAGGAGTCTATTCTGAAAATGGTCAGGGAATAAATTCAGCTGCAGGAAAAATATTTCTTAATGATTTAGGAACTACTTCAGTGGGAATGGCAGCAGAAAATACTGCTTCTGTAGAAAATCTAGGAACAATAACAGATGCTGGACAAAATCTTGGAATGTATATTTCAGGGACTGCTTCAAGTTTAGGGAAAAACAGCGGAACTATAACTACAGATAAAGGAACAGGAGTATATGTAGAGGGGGCAGGAAATAGCTTTGATGGGTCAGCAGGAAAAATAGAAGTAGTGACAAGCGGAATAGGTATTTATTTGGAAAATACAGGTTCTAATAAAATAAAATCTGGAATTCTGGATATAGCTTCAGGAGCTGTGGGAGTTTACGGTGATAATGCTAAGATTGATTTTACAGTAAATTCTTCAGCGTCTACAGGAGCAATAGGAGTTACAGCTAAGAATAATTCAGTAATATCAGGAAATATTACAACAGGAACAGGATCAGTAGGAACGTATATCTTAGATGGTACAGTTTCATTAAATGGAGCAGTGATAACTACTGGAGTGAATACATTAGACACATCTGTAGGGATACTTTTAGATAAAGGAATAACATCAACTTATACTATAAACAATGTAAGTGTAAATGCCAGAAATGGAGTAGGAATCTATTTAGGAAATGATACTGGAACTTTTACAGGGGTGGATTTAGTTCTTAATGGAACTGTAAAAACTGAAGGAGGAGTAGGAGTATATGTAACTGAGTATTCTACTTTGACAACAGGAAATGCAACTTTGAATATTGATGGAGGAGCAGGTATCTATGTAGATAAAGGAACTGCAAATCTTGGAATAACAGGAAACCTGACATTTAATTTCCTGTCAGGTGGAGGAATAGGAATATTTAATAATGGAGGAAATCTTACTCTTGGAAATAATATAAATGTCACAGGATCAGGTTCACTTGCATCAACATCTAATGGAAGTCTGTCATCAACAGGAAATCTTAATGTAGGAGATGGAGCAGTAGGACTTTTAGGAGAATATAACAGTGGAACAACTACACCGCAAAGTATATCAAATTCTGGAAATATAACAGCATCATCAGGTGGAATAGGGCTTGCAGCTATGAAAGGAAGTTCACTTCCAGGAGCAGGAATAACAATAGCTAATAGTGGTATAATAACTGCCTCAGGAAAATCATCAAGTAATGCCTCTATTGGAATATATACAGATATTGCTGATGTAGCAAATACAGGGCAAATCAATGTAGGAACAGATGGAATTGGTATCTATTCTTCTAATAACGGAACAGCTCTATCAATACAGAATGATAATATGATTATGACAGGAACAGATGGAATAGGTGTATATATTAAAGGGACAGTAACTGGAATAATATCAAATAATATCACTTCAGTTGCTGGATCATCTAATAATACAGGAGTTGTATTGGAAAATGTCACTGGAGTACCTTTAAATATAGGAACAATTTCTTTGGGAGCAGACAGTATAGGAGTATTGGCTAAAGGAACAACTGGAACAGTTAATGGAACTATTGGAGTTGGAAATGGAGAAACATCAATAGGACTTGTAGCTGACAGCGGCTCAAATATAACAATTGGAACTTCTGCAAATATTTCAGCAGGAGATAAGGGAATAGGAGTATATGTAAATGGAGCTTCTTCTTCTGTTATAATAAACGATATTTCAAAAATCAGTGTAGGAACAGATGGAGTATTTGTATATTCAAATGGAGGAAATCTCACATTCTCTGGAAATCTTGTAGCTGACAATAAAATTGGAATAGTAGCAGAAGGAGGAAGTGTAAATACTTTAGGTTCTTCTATTACAGCAAAAAATGGAGGAATAGGTGCTTATGTAAAAAGTTCAGCTCCATCATTTGGAACTACTGCTATAACTGTACAAGCTGGAACATCAGAGAAACATTCAATAGGAATTTATTATGACAGTGTTACTTCAGTTGGAACTATTCCAACAATAAATCAAACTGGAAATAATACTATTGGATTGATATTAAATAAATCTTCTGGAACATTGGCAGGAACTACCATTGGAGCAACAGGAAGGAATCAGGTAGGAATAATGGTAAAAGGAACTGTTTCCAATAATGTAGCAGTAACTGGAAATATTGATGTATCAGGAGATAAAAATATCGGATTGTATAATGAAGGGGGAGCATTAAATATAGGAGGAACTGTACTTGTTGGAACTTCTTCATCAGGAGTACAGTCTTCAATAGGAGTATATCTTGATGGAGGAACATATACAGGAACAGGAACTGTATCAGTAGGAGCCAACAGCATTGGTATCTATGGAGTGAATGTAGGAAATATTTCACAGACAGGAGCACCTATTTCAGTTGGAGCAGGAGCCGTAGGTATCTATGGAGCAGGAACTGGTACAGAAACTATGACTGTAACAGCCCCAAATATTACAGTTGGAACTGATAAAGCTGTAGGTGTTTATGGAAAAGATATAAATATGCTGGTATCAGGAAATATGTCTGTAGGAGCTGGAAAAAGTGTTGGAATAGTAAGTTCTGGAAATGGAAATATTTCATATACTGGAGATATAACAGTAGATAATAAAGGAACATCAGAAGCATCTATTGGAATATATAAAGCTCTGGGAACAGGAGTTATAACTGCTTCAGCTGGAAACTGGAATGTAGGAGATGGAGGTTATGGAATCTATGTTCAACAGGTAATAAAGGAAGAAGGAAAAGCAGACATCATTACTTCAAATACTGCAACTATAAATAATGATGCAGATATGGTACTTGGAGAAGCCGCTGTTGGAATTTATGCCTCTGGGAATAATGACATAACAAATACTGGAAATATAACAGTGGGAGCTACAACTGTACCAGGAGGAAACCATGCAAATGTAGCAGAACACAAAAATTCAGTTGGAATCTATCTGTCTTCTGGAAGTAAAGCTGTAAATACAGCAGGAACTGCAATAACTGTAAATCATGATCATTCATTAGGAGTATTTGGAACAGGAGCAGGAACTAAATTTACAAATAATGGAATTATGAATATAGATAATGGAGGAATTGGTGTTCTGGTAAGAGATGGAGCAATTGCTGTAAATAATGGAACTATTAATTTAGGAGGAACATTAGCTGCTTGTGGAGCTTCTACTGTAGGTATGGCAGCATATGCTGGCGGAACAATAATCAATAATGCTGTTATAAATGTAACTGAAGGTGTTGGAATGCTTTTAAGTGTAGGGTCTGAACTTGTAAATGATGGAACTATCAATGTAGTTAATGGAACAGGAATAGAAGGCAGTGGAAAAGTAGTAAACAGAGGAAACATATATGTTACTGGAACAGGAAAAGCTGAAGATACTTCAGGAACATCTTCTACTGCCAATATAGGAAGTGTTGTTGTAGATTCAAAAGGAAATATCACAATAAATGATAAATATGTGGCTATTGGAGGAACACTTTCAACAGCAGGTTCTATAATAGTTAATGGGGCATATGTAGATGTAACAACTGGAACTCCACTGTTCAATGCACATAGTGTAAGCGGAGAAGTAAAACTTCTTTCAAATTTTGCTTCAACAGGAAATGGTAGAACTTATTTAATAGAAGATTTTGTCAATACAGCAGCAGGAACTATAACAGGAAATAAACTTACTCCTGTCACTTCTCCTCTATTTATAGCTAAAGTCACAAGTGATGGGCATTTAGTTATTGTAAAAAGACCATATGCTGACCTTACTATAGGAGAACAGTTTGATGCTCTTGATAAAGGATTGGATAATATATTGGAAAATAGCAATGGAATGGGCAGAGATGCAGATATATTGAAAGGCTTAAATGAATATCTGGATGGTTTGGATACAGGAAGTTTCGAGAAAGAAGCCACTAGAACTCTTGCAGAGCTGAGAGGAGATATTTATGCAACTATCCAGGGAAGAATGCAGGATATCAATAGAGCTTTTGATAATTCATTTTATGAATTGGAATCTTCATACAATTTAACAAAAGACAGCAGCAAATATAGTATTATTTATACTGATGGAAACTATAAAGATTCAACACTTGGAATAGATGATTATGATTATAAAGTAATGGGAGTTCTTTATATGAAAGAGAAAGAAGGTGCTGAATATGGAAGCAAATATGGTTATACATTAGGATTTGCAGGATCTAAATTTAAATTTGATGATGGCGGTTCAAAAGAAGATGTATATTCATTGAGAGCAGGGATACATAATGTTAAAAACTTTAGTGATGAGTATAAAATTTCATTGTTATCTAGGGTAGAATTAGGATATAATAGACATATAGCTAAAAGAAAAATTGAACTTAACAAAACTTATGAGAATAAAGCTGACTATAACACTTATTCAGTAAGTTTTGACAATAAACTTAGTAAAACAATATATACAGATCTTTCAAGCCAGCTTGATATATATACTGATTTAGATCTTGAATATGGAAAAATAGGAAAGTTTAAAGAAAGGGCTGGAAGTAATGGAGGTTTGGAAGTTCAAATCAAAGATAATGATTATTTCAGTGCACAATTAGGAGCTGGAATAAAAGCGCATCAAAAAATATATGCTGGAAATGATATTTCAGTAAAATTGACTGGAGATGTAAAATATGCGTATGAACTTGGTGAAAACTATGATGGAAATAAAGCCAGACTTAAAAATGGAGGGGAAGGATACTACAGCCTGATTACTCCAGAGAAACAGGAAGGAAAAATCATAGGAAAAGTAGGTTTGACAATAGAGAAAGCAAACCATATGGGAGTGACATTTGAAGTGGAAGCTGCAGATGAAGGTCACAGAAAAGATTCATCAGTTAAATATGGAGTAAGATTTAATTATAAGTTCTAA